The following are from one region of the Salvia splendens isolate huo1 chromosome 2, SspV2, whole genome shotgun sequence genome:
- the LOC121763009 gene encoding protein WHAT'S THIS FACTOR 1, chloroplastic, whose product MAALAFAPSVSPPWHLDSPTSSPSLGSHFVPKLGLSVSTRRRSIEKHVVSTSCSASPHKIIRDPRLDKHVVKQKKMRFVQKLKTLLLSKPEHFMPIQVLYKCRGYLSLPNPRSILPMIRRYPTVFELFYIPTPRTPFHAAGPLTQLCVRLTPPAAALAKKESDLKKSMAISLAAKLQKLLMLASPYHRLLLHKLVHLAPDLGLPVNFRSRLCNDHPDRFKVVDTSYGRALELISWDSSLAEALPWREEDSKSRGLIVDRPLKFKHLRLRKGLNIKRWHHEYLIKFKELPDVCPYTSNPEELARESMRAEKRACAVVREVLAMTLEKRTLVDHLTHFRKEFGLSNRVRGMLVRHPELFYISLKGQRDSVFLVEGYSDKGRLLEKNDIIAIKDEMMKLVLQGKRLRRNEVMSNNSDYHQNYILTVDNQVDDDDEYDDGLDDLFQVEDFTSDDDDEDDDDGESEGHQEIGEFWSAEETPLLQYHNACDLEPW is encoded by the coding sequence TCACCTACCTCTTCCCCTTCGCTTGGATCCCATTTCGTGCCTAAACTTGGACTTAGTGTGAGCACGAGGAGACGATCCATTGAAAAACATGTTGTTTCGACCTCATGCTCGGCTTCTCCCCACAAAATAATCCGTGATCCGAGGCTAGACAAGCATGTGGTGAAGCAGAAAAAGATGCGTTTCGTTCAAAAGCTTAAGACTCTTCTCCTTTCTAAACCCGAGCACTTCATGCCTATTCAAGTTCTCTACAAATGCCGAGGCTACTTGTCTTTGCCCAATCCCCGCTCCATCCTACCAATGATTCGTCGTTATCCCACTGTCTTCGAGCTCTTCTACATTCCTACTCCTCGCACTCCGTTCCATGCTGCTGGCCCTCTCACTCAGCTCTGTGTCCGCCTCACCCCGCCAGCTGCAGCCCTTGCCAAGAAGGAGTCGGATCTCAAGAAATCTATGGCTATTTCTTTGGCAGCTAAACTCCAAAAGCTATTAATGCTCGCCTCCCCATATCACCGCCTTTTGTTACACAAGCTCGTGCATTTGGCTCCCGACCTAGGCCTTCCTGTCAACTTCCGCTCCCGTCTCTGCAATGACCATCCGGATAGGTTTAAAGTCGTGGACACTTCTTACGGTCGCGCTCTTGAGCTTATTTCGTGGGACTCCAGTTTGGCCGAAGCTTTGCCATGGCGGGAGGAGGACAGCAAGTCTCGTGGTCTGATAGTTGACAGGCCACTGAAATTCAAACATCTGAGGCTGCGGAAGGGGCTGAATATCAAGAGGTGGCATCACGAGTATTTGATAAAGTTTAAGGAGCTCCCGGATGTGTGCCCATACACTAGCAATCCGGAAGAATTGGCGAGAGAATCAATGAGGGCGGAGAAGAGAGCTTGTGCTGTGGTGAGGGAGGTTTTAGCGATGACTTTGGAGAAGAGGACGTTGGTGGACCATTTGACGCATTTTAGGAAGGAGTTTGGGCTATCGAACAGGGTGAGAGGGATGTTGGTAAGGCACCCGGAGCTGTTCTACATAAGCTTGAAGGGGCAGAGAGACTCGGTGTTTCTGGTGGAAGGCTATAGTGATAAGGGGAGACTGCTGGAGAAGAATGACATAATCGCGATAAAGGATGAGATGATGAAACTGGTGTTACAAGGAAAGAGGTTGCGGAGGAACGAGGTTATGAGCAACAACTCTGATTATCATCAAAATTACATCCTAACTGTGGATAATCAagtggatgatgatgatgagtatGATGATGGATTAGATGATCTCTTCCAAGTAGAAGATTTTACTTCTGATGACGATGacgaagacgatgatgatggtGAAAGTGAAGGGCATCAA